A portion of the Lolium rigidum isolate FL_2022 chromosome 1, APGP_CSIRO_Lrig_0.1, whole genome shotgun sequence genome contains these proteins:
- the LOC124682497 gene encoding CBL-interacting protein kinase 6-like produces MAAAAAADGKKGGVLQGRYEMGRVLGHGNFGRVHVARDLRTGQSVAVKVVAKEKVVRAGMVEQIKREIAVMKRVSHPNIVELHEVMATRSKIYLALELVRGGELFARIVRSGRVKEDVARLYFRQLISAVDFCHARGVYHRDLKPENLLLDEAGNLKVVDFGLSALADHARADGLLHTLCGTPGYAAPEVLQDKGYDGAKADLWSCGVILYVLLAGSLPFQDDNIVTMYTKVQRGDYRCPPWLSTDARRLIPRLLDPNPATRITVAELVEMPWFKKTSIARPVSVEPPVDPARAKEAGDKDEPETMNAFHLISLSEGFDLSPLFEGRSSTGRREGGMLFATREPARGVVSRLEEVAARGGGQMRVTKSGAGGVRFEGAGRGGPKGRLAVAAEIFSVTPSVLVVDVKKDGGDTLEYRSFCSEHLRPALQDIVWAADPPASVALAV; encoded by the coding sequence atggcggcggcggcggcggcggacgggaaGAAGGGCGGGGTGCTGCAGGGGCGGTACGAGATGGGCCGTGTGCTGGGCCACGGCAACTTCGGGCGCGTGCACGTCGCCCGGGATCTGAGGACCGGGCAGAGCGTGGCGGTGAAGGTGGTCGCCAAGGAGAAGGTCGTGCGCGCCGGGATGGTGGAGCAGATCAAGCGGGAGATCGCCGTGATGAAGCGCGTCTCCCACCCCAACATCGTCGAGCTCCACGAGGTGATGGCCACGCGCTCCAAGATCTacctggcgctcgagctcgtccgCGGCGGCGAGCTCTTCGCCCGGATCGTGCGGTCCGGGCGCGTCAAGGAGGACGTCGCGCGCCTCTACTTCCGCCAGCTCATCTCCGCCGTCGACTTCTGCCACGCGCGCGGCGTCTACCACCGCGACCTCAAGCCGGAGAACCTGCTCCTCGACGAGGCGGGGAACCTCAAGGTGGTCGACTTCGGCCTTAGCGCGCTCGCCGACCACGCCCGCGCCGACGGGCTCCTCCACACCCTCTGCGGCACGCCGGGCTACGCCGCGCCGGAGGTGCTCCAAGACAAGGGCTACGACGGCGCCAAGGCCGACCTCTGGTCCTGCGGCGTCATCCTCTACGTGCTCCTCGCCGGCTCCCTCCCGTTCCAGGACGACAACATCGTCACCATGTACACGAAGGTGCAGCGCGGTGACTACCGCTGCCCGCCGTGGCTCTCCACGGACGCGCGCAGGCTCATCCCCAGGCTGCTCGACCCCAACCCCGCCACCCGCATCACCGTCGCGGAGCTCGTCGAGATGCCGTGGTTTAAGAAGACGTCCATCGCCAGGCCTGTAAGCGTGGAGCCGCCAGTCGATCCTGCGCGCGCCAAGGAGGCCGGCGACAAGGACGAGCCCGAGACGATGAATGCGTTCCACCTGATATCACTCTCCGAGGGATTCGACCTCTCGCCGCTGTTCGAGGGCCGCTCGTCGACCGGGCGGCGGGAGGGCGGCATGCTGTTCGCGACGCGGGAGCCGGCGAGAGGCGTGGTCTCCCGGCTCGAGGAGGTCGCTGCGCGTGGCGGCGGGCAGATGCGTGTCACCAAGAGCGGCGCCGGGGGCGTGCGCTTCGAGGGCGCGGGGCGTGGCGGGCCTAAAGGCCGGCTCGCCGTCGCAGCCGAGATCTTCAGCGTGACTCCTTCTGTTCTCGTGGTCGACGTCAAGAAGGACGGGGGCGACACACTCGAGTACCGCTCCTTCTGCAGCGAGCACCTCCGGCCGGCGCTGCAGGACATCGTGTGGGCTGCCGATCCCCCTGCATCAGTCGCACTCGCTGTCTGA